The region aagaaaccaaacAAATCAGAAAATCTTTGTCAATCATCATCtgttgttttcagccaaaactcTCACTTTCTCATCAGACACTGGAGGAACAATGCTTTATATTTCTAGTCACCTAAACCTTATCATCCCCAACCGACGAATTatccattattttaatttcttcattcttcttctttattttcttctttctttctttctctttggtGGTCCTTTCGTAGACTACTAGGTTCTTGACTGGAATGGAGTGATCGAtgtaattaatttcttctaacTTCATTCGAGCTATGTTAAACTTGAATTTTGCTGGAACCCATTCAAACTTACATATGGAAGAAGCTGAAGAGAAGAAACAGTAAGTCTGTTGGTTTTATAGATTTGTGTTTTAGTAAGCCAATTGGTGGTTATGTTGTTAACACaaacacacagacacacacatatatataattcatgTCGTTTGTTCTAATGACTTTGCTAAGGGATTAATGGATAAAACAACAATTCATatttattagtatttttaaaCAACGTACAATCTACCTTTCACATATATTTTCTTACACGAGCAGAATATTTTCTCTACGACACCAAGCATATAAAAcaaaggagaagaaaacaagCGATTAAGGTCAGAGAGTCCCTTGAACAATCGCCTTCACTGCGCGTGCCAATGtcctcttgaaatttttttgtaatgatttTGCTTTTGGTTAGTTGATCTCTGAGTCACACAAATTCACTGTTTGTGTTTAGCTAGCTCTTTCTATTATTgcctctctgtctctctctccatGAGCTTGTTGCCACCCAGACAAAGATTAGAACAAATCTTGGACACCAGCATCCTGGTCTCAATTTTTGGTGCAATAATGTGCAAGTGggtttttggattttctttctGATGATATCCGTATTTACATCTGTGAAATCCTCAGTTGAAGGGCCATTGTTTTTGGGGTTTTTGGAGGAGAAGATGAAGGATTTTCCTGGGGCTCCTGGAACCTTTACAGGGCTTGTTCTAAGGGTTTCTCAGTGCTTGTTTGCAGCTGCTTCTATTGCTTCCATGGCCACCAGTCACAATTTCTTCAAAATCACTGCCTTCTggtattatatatttgtttatgttTTGTCTTAATTCTTCGGTTATTCAAGTTCAATCATGGAAAAACATTTGCTGCTATGTTCagtttgatcatttcatatgtCGAAAAGGATCAGATCATAACAACTGAAGCAAGTTGAGTTGGTCTGGATCATATTTATTCagattatcaaaattttgaaattgacaGTGTTCGGCATCctcaattcatttttattttattgaatcaTCAACTATAGAAAAATGGTTTGAATGATATTGTTATCATCAGTgtgctctcttcttcttcttctccttcttccaagtAATTACTACTGATTTCTTGACCAGATTGGATTTGTGCTCTAATCTATATGCTGTGGGCAGTTACTTGATTGCTTCAATGGCTTTGCAAGTCATCTGGAGTTCTGGACTTGCATTCTTGGATGCATATGCATTGGCAAAGAAGAAGGTCCTCCACAGCAATGCCCTGGTCAGCCTCTTCATGGTTGGAGACTGGGTTAGCCCCAACAaactttttttctccttttcattTAGACAGAAAAGTCGGGATTCCAAAGAATATCTGTGTGTTGAAGAGTAGACCCGTTCTCACTCCACCCATGCAGTTAGGTTCGAAAATGTCAATTTAAGCTAATCGTCTCCCGCTGCTGCACTTAGTTTCATCCAAGAGACCCATAATATCCCTTGTAAGGTTTCACCTTTAAACTCCATTAAATTAATGACTGATGACCAGCTAATTAAGCTCCCGAGGGCaatagttataaaaaaattgccCATGAGTGGACTCAATTTTGAGACATTTCTCTGTACATTTTGAACTCTCACGCCCCAGTGCTTTTGAGTTTTTCCATTGAATCATAGAAAGgtttaaaaattgaatcataatgttttgttctttatttttggcAGGTTACAGCAGCATTATCCCTTGCAGCAGCTTCTGCCTCAGCCGGCATAGCGATGCTGTACTTCAGTGACTATGGGACCTGCAATTTAGGGGAGGAATGCCAGAAGTACCAAATGTCAGTGGTTTTGGCATTTTTTAGCTGGATAACCATTGCAATATCTTCTCTTGTTATGTTTTGGCTTCTGGCTGCTGGATAGAACCTGATTATTTCCGCCATTATTAGCTTCCCTGCCATCCTACTGCCCTAGTTGTGAAATATTTCCGAGCCAATAATCTCTGTATGGTATGCATATGAAAGGAAATTATTCATCGACTTCCTGAAGCTGCAAGTCCCAGCAAATTAGCTGATATTAATTATCTCAGTGCTGAAATGCTTGCGCTCTTCATACTTTTAACACATTTCTCTTGGTTATCTAACGCATGAGGTTTGTGGACTATTGGTCGTGTCTAATTTATTTACTAAAAATGTATTCCCAATGGGTAGTCGGTGTGAATTCTCATCGATGACTCAAGATAACTAAAAAGGGTATCTTTTAATTACTGAATTTTCATAATATGCCAAAAGATatcaagcttttttttttttttttttaactcaagaATCTTGCTTATGTCAAATGCTAAATAATGACTGCCCCACCAATTTGTCCACCAAGACACTGTAACTTCTTCTCAAGATATTCCAAGATCTCATGACGAAGATGGTAATTGTGCATTTACAATAAGGAGATGGTAGATGACTGGAAAAACCACTGGAAAACCATTGTTATACAGCTACATTTCCTACCAATCAGGTAACAGCCAGCCACGGGTTGGTCAACAGAagaacagcagcagcagcatttACAAGTTGGAAATTTGCGAGAAAAGCCAAATAGTTCAAATATTTGCAACTATTATGCCTAAGCAGCGGGAGGCCTGAGCTCTTGATCCTTTGATGTATCCATGGTAGATGGGGGTAGACATTGCCACATTGGGACAAATCCATAGCTTGGAAAAACAGCCATCTTGCTTGCCCCACTATGATATTGTGCTGGATGGGCTGGCAAAAACCCAGGGGGTGAGACGCTCATACCTTTCACTAGCCGCTGCATCCTCTCTTTGTCGGCCTTCAATACCAGTTTCTCTTCGCGAAGTTCATTCTTCTCCGCCTGCATTAAGCAGAGTATTAGAACCACTAGCATTGTACGCGTCTTGAACAATTTGCTGTCAT is a window of Diospyros lotus cultivar Yz01 chromosome 10, ASM1463336v1, whole genome shotgun sequence DNA encoding:
- the LOC127811672 gene encoding CASP-like protein 5B3 isoform X1, with product MISVFTSVKSSVEGPLFLGFLEEKMKDFPGAPGTFTGLVLRVSQCLFAAASIASMATSHNFFKITAFCYLIASMALQVIWSSGLAFLDAYALAKKKVLHSNALVSLFMVGDWVTAALSLAAASASAGIAMLYFSDYGTCNLGEECQKYQMSVVLAFFSWITIAISSLVMFWLLAAG
- the LOC127811672 gene encoding CASP-like protein 5B3 isoform X2; this encodes MKDFPGAPGTFTGLVLRVSQCLFAAASIASMATSHNFFKITAFCYLIASMALQVIWSSGLAFLDAYALAKKKVLHSNALVSLFMVGDWVTAALSLAAASASAGIAMLYFSDYGTCNLGEECQKYQMSVVLAFFSWITIAISSLVMFWLLAAG